The Pan troglodytes isolate AG18354 chromosome 1, NHGRI_mPanTro3-v2.0_pri, whole genome shotgun sequence genome includes a region encoding these proteins:
- the LOC737824 gene encoding uncharacterized protein LOC737824: MYFGFSNGQYQSGQTTRTGRSPGRKAPTASKSFRGSHFVSFEGGRMKREKKNTLGETRASDKGRQKRGLEIAFKFRGPTGLQRANPPEAGTRAPLRSGSEPKLPQPREWGRPEKSKHVQKAALHLDFHVSPPLSRLRLPNQPSALSPSLNQNGTIRALAALQESVPGAREPGEEGVGRGKRGKVGGDWLRPVAGAWSLRLLSALLLRRSGRRLRAPSGPIRRQPAPAGRRYWKINSNLWLPSQQSLLQHIWEPEALKFDNSKDRTISQGVEATFHSAHLTLLGK, translated from the exons ATGTACTTCGGGTTTTCCAACGGCCAGTACCAGTCCGGCCAAACTACCCGAACAGG TCGCTCTCCGGGGAGAAAAGCTCCCACCGCCTCCAAATCTTTCCGCGGAAGCCACTTTGTGTCCTTCGAAGGAGGGAGaatgaagagggaaaaaaagaacacGTTGGGAGAAACCCGGGCAAGTGACAAAGGAAGGCAAAAAAGGGGGCTGGAGATTGCGTTCAAGTTTCGGGGTCCCACTGGTCTGCAGAGAGCGAATCCCCCAGAGGCCGGGACTCGGGCTCCTCTCCGGTCGGGCTCGGAACCGAAGCTGCCGCAGCCTCGGGAATGGGGCCGGCCGGAGAAGTCCA AACATGTTCAAAAAGCTGCTCTCCATCTCGACTTTCACGTCTCCCCACCGCTCTCTAGGCTTCGGCTCCCCAATCAGCCATCCGCGCTCTCCCCCAGCCTCAATCAGAATGGTACGATCCGGGCGCTGGCCGCACTCCAGGAGTCAGTGCCGGGAGCACGCGAGCCAGGCGAGGAGGGAGTGGGGCGAGGGAAGAGAGGCAAGGTGGGTGGTGATTGGCTGAGGCCGGTTGCCGGAGCCTGGAGCCTACGTCTTTTGTCTGCCTTGCTCCTGCGAAGGAGCGGGAGACGGCTGCGCGCCCCAAGCGGGCCAATCAGGAGACAGCCGGCGCCGGCCG GTAGAAGATACTGGAAGATCAACTCTAATTTGTGGCTGCCTTCCCAGCAGTCTCTACTTCAGCATATCTGGGAGCCAGAAGCACTCAAGTTTGATAACTCAAAAGACAGAACAATCAGTCAAGG GGTAGAGGCTACCTTCCATTCTGCTCATCTTACGCTTCTTGGAAAGTAG